A stretch of the Lolium perenne isolate Kyuss_39 chromosome 3, Kyuss_2.0, whole genome shotgun sequence genome encodes the following:
- the LOC127343886 gene encoding probable metal-nicotianamine transporter YSL6: MGSEADAADLTGPLLAGAPPATAAAGEAVPPWREQITVRGIVVSAILGVLFCLITHKLNLTVGIIPSLNVAAGLLGYFLVRAWTAALARFGIVSKPFTKQENTVIQTCVVACYGLAFSGGFGTYMLAMDQKTYELIGTDYPGNRAVDVINPSLSWMIGFMFVVSFLGLFSLVALRKVMVIDYKLTYPSGTATAMLINSFHTTTGAELAEKQVSCLGKYLSISFIWNLFKWFFSGVGDSCGFDNFPSLGLAAFKNTFYFDFSPTYIGCGLICPHIVNCSALLGAIISWGFLWPYISTKAGEWYPADLGSNDFKGLYGYKVFISVSVILGDGIYNLIKIIYATIKEIMNARLKQGRLPLVRVQDDNGTSKLSSEEKLLNEVFVKDSIPPWLAGSGYVCLAAISTATVPMLFPQLKWYLVLCAYVVAPLLAFCNSYGTGLTDWSLASTYGKIGLFIFASWVGQNGGVIAGLAVCGVMMSIVSTAADLMQDFKTGYLTLSSPRSMFVSQLIGTALGCVIAPLTFWLYWTAFDIGNPDGMFKAPYAVIFREMSILGVEGFSALPQHCLAICSFFFFAAIAINLLRDVTPNSVSKFIPLPMAMAVPFYIGAYFAIDMFVGTVILFVWERVNRKESEDFAGAVASGLICGDGIWSVPSAILSIMRIDPPMCMYFKPSVAYG, from the exons ATGGGATCCGAGGCGGACGCGGCGGACCTGACGGGCCCCCTCCTCGCCGGCGCGCccccggcgacggcggcggcgggggaggcggTGCCGCCGTGGCGGGAGCAGATTACGGTGCGGGGGATCGTGGTCAGCGCCATCCTCGGGGTGCTCTTCTGCCTCATCACgcacaagctcaacctcacggtgGGGATCATCCCCTCCCTCAACGTCGCCGCGGGCCTGCTCGGCTACTTCCTCGTGCGCGCCTGGACGGCCGCGCTCGCCAGGTTCGGCATCGTGTCCAAGCCCTTCACCAAGCAGGAGAACACCGTCATCCAGACCTGCGTCGTCGCCTGCTACGGACTCGCATTCAGCG GTGGCTTCGGAACGTATATGCTTGCGATGGATCAGAAAACCTACGAGCTTATCGGGACTGATTATCCTGGTAACAGGGCGGTGGATGTTATAAATCCTTCGCTGAGTTGGATGATCGGCTTCATGTTTGTTGTTAGCTTCCTCGGTCTATTCAGTCTTGTTGCGCTGCGCAAG GTCATGGTGATTGATTACAAGCTCACCTATCCCAGTGGAACTGCTACCGCTATGTTGATAAATAGCTTCCACACTACTACTGGAGCTGAGCTTGCAGA GAAACAAGTTAGCTGTCTTGGGAAGTATTTAAGCATTAGTTTTATCTGGAACTTGTTTAAGTGGTTCTTCAGTGGGGTTGGGGATTCTTGTGGCTTCGATAATTTCCCTTCTCTGGGGCTTGCGGCATTTAAGAACAC GTTTTATTTTGACTTTAGTCCAACCTATATTGGATGTGGTCTTATATGCCCACACATTGTTAACTGCTCGGCACTTCTTGGAGCCATTATATCTTGGGGTTTCCTGTGGCCATATATATCCACAAAAGCTGGAGAGTGGTATCCAGCTGACCTAGGAAGCAACGATTTCAAAGGACTCTATGGATACAAG GTTTTCATATCTGTATCTGTGATACTCGGTGATGGTATCTATAACCTCATTAAGATCATTTATGCAACAATCAAGGAAATAATGAATGCACGATTAAAGCAaggaagacttcctcttgtccggGTTCAGGATG ATAATGGAACTTCTAAATTATCATCCGAGGAAAAACTTCTGAATGAGGTATTTGTAAAAGACAGTATTCCTCCCTGGTTGGCGGGATCTGGGTATGTGTGCCTTGCAGCAATATCAACTGCAACTGTGCCAATGCTGTTCCCTCAACTCAAGTGGTACCTTGTCCTATGTGCTTATGTTGTTGCTCCCCTACTTGCCTTCTGCAACTCTTATGGCACGGGCCTGACAGATTGGAGCCTTGCATCCACATATGGAAAGATTGGCCTATTCATTTTTGCCTCATGGGTTGGCCAGAATGGTGGTGTGATTGCCGGCTTAGCAGTTTGTGGTGTTATGATGTCCATTGTATCCACAGCTGCCGATCTCATGCAGGACTTCAAGACTGGttacctgaccctctcttcaccaAGGTCCATGTTTGTGTCACAGTTGATTGGGACTGCCCTTGGCTGTGTAATTGCTCCTCTCACCTTTTGGCTTTACTGGACGGCCTTCGACATTGGCAATCCTGATGGCATGTTCAAAGCTCCATACGCAGTCATATTCCGTGAGATGTCAATCCTGGGTGTTGAAGGATTCTCAGCGCTGCCGCAGCACTGCCTAGCAATCtgctctttcttcttttttgcggCCATAGCAATCAACCTCCTGAGGGACGTCACTCCAAACAGCGTGTCCAAATTCATCCCACTCCCGATGGCCATGGCTGTCCCCTTCTACATCGGAGCATATTTTGCGATTGACATGTTCGTTGGGACGGTTATCTTGTTTGTCTGGGAGAGGGTGAATCGCAAGGAGTCTGAGGACTTTGCAGGCGCCGTTGCTTCTGGTTTGATCTGTGGTGACGGGATCTGGAGTGTCCCTTCTGCGATACTGTCCATCATGAGGATTGACCCACCGATGTGCATGTACTTTAAACCATCTGTTGCGTACGGCTGA
- the LOC127343884 gene encoding 3-hydroxyisobutyryl-CoA hydrolase-like protein 5 — protein sequence MAQEQANPDEVVLGQEINGVRVVTLNRPRQLNGISDRVVYILAQLLEKWEKDDDAKLVIFKGAGRAFSAGGDLKMFYEGRSDDSCLEVVYRMYWLCYHIHTYKKTTVALVNGLAMGGGAALVAPLKFAVVTEKTVFATPEASVGLHTDCSFSYIHSRLPGYLGEYLALTGARLNAKEMIAAGLATHFVLSEKLEELERRLLNVNTGDESAIRAVIEEFSTDVQIDQESILNKLPTIDKCFSAETVEEILKSLESEVSIDGNQWIAPVLKSMRRSSPTALKITLRSVREGRKQSLSECLKKEFRLTINILRSVVTGDVYEGIRALSIDKDNAPKWSPTTIEEVKSEHIERVFKQFSSEHELQVPSDDSNRWNGKYEQTVYAKSSQ from the exons ATGGCCCAGGAACAAGCGAACCCCGACGAG GTCGTGCTCGGGCAGGAGATCAACGGCGTGAGGGTGGTCACCCTCAACCGCCCGCGCCAGCTGAACGGAATCTCCGATAGAGTG GTCTATATTCTAGCCCAATTGTTGGAGAAATGGGAGAAAGATGATGATGCCAAGCTGGTCATCTTCAAG GGAGCTGGACGCGCATTTTCTGCCGGTGGGGACCTAAAGATGTTCTATGAAGGGAGATCAG ATGATTCCTGCCTCGAGGTTGTGTATAGGATGTACTGGCTCTGCTATCACATTCATACATATAAGAAAACCACG GTGGCTCTTGTTAATGGACTTGCGATGGGTGGAGGGGCAGCCTTGGTTGCTCCTCTGAAATTTGCAGTTGTCACAGAGAAAACA GTTTTTGCTACTCCCGaggcaagtgttggactacacacAGATTGTAGTTTTTCTTATATCCATTCTCGGCTCCCTGGATATTTAG gggaGTACCTGGCTCTGACTGGTGCTAGACTGAATGCAAAAGAAATGATTGCTGCTGGTCTTGCTACTCATTTTGTCCTTTCTGAA AAATTGGAAGAGCTAGAAAGACGACTACTGAATGTAAACACAGGTGATGAGTCTGCTATCCGGGCTGTCATTGAGGAATTCTCCACGGATGTTCAAATTGATCAAGAGAGCATTTTGAACAA GCTTCCGACTATCGACAAATGTTTCTCAGCCGAGACTGTTGAGGAGATCTTGAAATCACTT GAATCAGAAGTCAGCATCGATGGAAACCAATGGATAGCTCCAGTTCTGAAGAGTATGAGAAGATCATCTCCTACTGCATTGAAGATCACACTGCGATCG GTTAGAGAAGGTCGGAAGCAGAGTCTTTCTGAATGTTTGAAGAAGGAATTCAGACTAACAATTAACATCCTACGATCTGTCGTTACTGGTGATGTCTATGAG GGTATTAGAGCTCTGAGCATCGACAAAGATAATGCCCCTAAG TGGAGTCCAACCACCATTGAAGAGGTGAAGAGTGAACACATTGAACGTGTTTTCAAACAATTCAGCTCAGAACATGAGCTCCAAGTCCCATCTGATGATTCAAACAG GTGGAATGGCAAATACGAGCAGACGGTCTATGCAAAATCTTCACAGTGA
- the LOC127343883 gene encoding uncharacterized protein translates to MPRAPKNRAPAKRKRRRRPRRGKGAAADAPDCFSSLPDDVLLAITSRLPTRLVVSLSVLSHRYRNLPAMLPRLDSLLLSAPPFPIPLPATPPRLLRRLDIAPTKRVKPSDFRRAIDSAADHGVSELAVRLRRRVCLPKRVFAIRSLTVLSLNTCAVPRLSAVACAGLRTLKLHRVFVNQDIVTAILSAATRLDTLEMVFCTGLIGGCTVESSSVRTFLFRPALEQKAVTLTATGLRTITVYTRPKTQKVQLAPSPDVRKAYLHVAKFREMISFRMRPFLDAAARLACLTLRGFSMLLLAGEYEDTAKLPVTFQDLRTLSVSLDFSSESEVVLLAKLLESCPNLQQLTVSAAENKKKDACREKDVCLEANLKGMLANVSCITGSLAQITFLGFKSEQYQKDLLFCLLNRTANLKKIGVQFPESEEAVVRWALQNRKAPIERKSTLYNLRFLELEYGS, encoded by the exons ATGCCACGCGCACCGAAGAACCGCGCCCCCGCCAAGcgcaagcgccgccgccgcccccgccgcgGCAAGGGCGCGGCCGCCGACGCGCCCGACTGCTTCTCCAGCCTCCCCGACGACGTCCTGCTCGCCATCACCAGCCGCCTCCCGACCCGCCTCGTCGTCTCGCTCTCCGTCCTCTCCCACCGCTACCGCAACCTCCCCGCCATGCTGCCCCGCCTCGACTCCCTCCTCCTCTCCGCGCCCCCCTTCCCGATCCCGCTGCCCGCCACCCCGccgcgcctcctccgccgcctcgacATCGCCCCGACCAAGCGCGTCAAGCCCTCCGACTTCCGCCGCGCCATCGACAGCGCCGCCGACCACGGCGTCTCCGAGCTCGCCGTCCGCCTGCGCCGCCGCGTCTGCCTGCCCAAGCGCGTCTTCGCCATCCGCTCCCTCACCGTGCTCTCCCTCAACACCTGCGCCGTGCCGCGCCTCTCCGCCGTCGCCTGCGCCGGCCTCCGCACCCTCAAGCTCCACCGCGTCTTCGTCAAccaggacatcgtcaccgccatcctcTCCGCCGCCACCAGGCTCGACACGCTCGAGATGGTCTTCTGCACGGGCTTGATCGGCGGATGCACGGTGGAGTCGTCCTCGGTGAGGACCTTCTTGTTTAGGCCAGCTCTCGAGCAGAAGGCGGTCACGCTGACCGCCACGGGGCTGAGGACAATCACGGTCTACACGCGGCCCAAGACGCAGAAGGTGCAGCTGGCGCCTTCGCCCGATGTCAGGAAGGCATACCTGCACGTCGCCAAGTTCCGGGAGATGATCTCCTTCAGGATGCGGCCCTTCTTGGATGCTGCCGCGCGCCTAGCTTGCCTCACTCTCAGAGGCTTTTCCATGCTG CTGTTAGCTGGTGAATATGAAGATACTGCCAAGTTGCCAGTTACATTTCAAGACTTGAGGACACTATCAGTGAGCTTGGATTTCTCGAGCGAATCAGAAGTTGTTCTCCTGGCGAAGCTGCTTGAGAGCTGTCCTAACCTACAACAGTTGACTGTTTCG GCTGCTGAAAATAAGAAGAAAGATGCGTGCCGTGAGAAAGATGTGTGCCTTGAGGCTAATCTCAAGGGGATGCTGGCAAATGTATCATGCATCACTGGGAGCCTGGCGCAGATCACCTTTCTTGGATTCAAGTCTGAACAATATCAGAAGGACCTCCTCTTTTGCCTATTAAATCGAACAGCTAATCTGAAGAAGATTGGAGTGCAGTTTCCAGAGAGCGAGGAAGCTGTTGTGAGGTGGGCTTTGCAAAATAGGAAAGCCCCAATCGAGAGAAAATCTACTCTGTATAACCTCCGCTTCTTGGAGTTGGAGTATGGCTCGTAG